The Porphyromonas pogonae genome segment ATACAATATTGCACACCCGGAGATAGATCCGCAGGAAAAAGCTGCTCAGGTGGCCGGTGGTTTGGTGCCGATGTACAATACATCCGAAAAGATGAAGGGTATCGGGCTCAACAACAGGCAGATGCAAAAGATTATGCACTCCCTCATGCTGGTGCTTTCACCTTATCTCGAAGAAACATTACCTGCATATCTCCTTAGTCATACCGGTTTTATGAATTACGCTGAAGCTGTGCGACAGATACACTTTCCTGAGAATGCACGTCTGCTGGAGGCTGCCCGACAAAGGCTGAAATTCGAGGAACTTTTTTTTATCCAGCTCAAGCTACAAAGTCTCAAACACGAGCGCAAGGTAATGTTCAAGGGTATTGTGTTTACCAATGTAGGAGACAATTTCAATAGGTTTTACAACGAATGCCTGATGTTTGAACTCACCGGAGCTCAAAAGAGGGTGGTCAAGGAGATCAGGCAAGATACGCTGAGCGGTAAGCAGATGAATCGCCTGTTGCAAGGGGATGTGGGGAGCGGTAAAACGCTTGTGGCGCTACTGAGCATGTTGCTGGCTCTCGACAATGACTGTCAGGCTTGTCTCATGGCTCCTACCGAAATCTTGGCACGCCAGCATCATGCCGCATTGGAGGAGATGTTACGCCCTATAGGCCTGGAGGTGGGGATACTTACGGGAAGTAGTACCGCAAGGCAGAGAGCACAGTTGCTCCCCGCCTTGGCTGATGGTTCTATGAAAATTATTGTGGGGACACATGCCTTGCTTGAGCCTACAGTGATTTTCAAGCATCTGGGCTTGGCGGTAATCGATGAGCAACATCGCTTCGGGGTAGAGCAGAGGAGCCGTTTGTGGCAGAAAAATCAGGCCGTATTACCTCATATTCTCATCATGAGTGCCACACCTATTCCCCGCACATTGGCCATGACACTATATGGTGATCTTGATATCTCGGTGATAGACGAATTGCCCCCCGGCAGGAAGCCCATACAAACGATACATCGTTACGACAATAGTATGGTGCCTGTATATAATTTCATCAGACAGCAGATCGAGTTGGGACGCCAGGTCTATGTAGTTTATCCCATGATAGAAGAGTCTAAGACCGAAGACCTGAAAAACCTCGAGGCGGGGTATGAGCTCTATTGTCAGGTCTTTCCCGAATATGAAGTCACATGGGTACATGGTAAGATGAAGGCCAAAGAAAAGAATGCGCACATGCAGCATTTTGTTACGGGCAAAGCCAAAATATTGCTTGCAACTACGGTGATAGAGGTGGGCGTAAATGTACCCAATGCTAGTGTGATGGTGATAGAGGCGGCTAATCGTTTCGGGCTTTCGCAGTTGCATCAATTGAGAGGTCGTGTAGGGAGAGGGGTTGACCAGAGCTATTGTATCCTTGTTACCGGTCATAACTTGTCGGAAGACTCACGCAGGCGCATCAAAGTGATGGTAGATACCAACGATGGTTTTGAGATTGCGGAGGAAGATATGCGCCTCAGAGGTTTCGGCGAGCTGGAAGGTACGCGGCAAAGCGGTAAACAGATAAGCCTCAAGATAGCCAATCCGGCTCGAGACGGAGCTATGGTACAATATACACGGGACTTGGCGGAGCAGATCCTCTCTACTGACCCTGAAATGTCACGTCCGGAACATCTCGTTCTCAAGGAAAGGATGAATAAAATATACCATAAACAGGAAGAGTGGGGCGTGATTTCATAAAAAGCCTATGACCTCATGCATGATTTTGCATCGTAATCCGTTACATATTTATAAATTAGCATCTCGAAAGCAATAATCATAACCGTGACAATTTATTATAATATGCATCTGACCTGTTTAAAAAATATATTTCCTTCCTTAGTCTTCTGCTTGATCATATTACGGAGTATAGCGCCTGTCGCAGCCCAATCCAATGAGAATAGAACAGAAGCACTCAAGAAAGTGATGCAAATGGAGGTGATCGACGGTGATACTATCTACATCAACGCCTTGCCGGCTGTGACCGTATATGGCAAAAGTTATAAGGCTAAGGCTCTTACTCAAGAACAAAAAGAGGAATTCTGGCGACTCATTCGAGATGTGAAGC includes the following:
- the recG gene encoding ATP-dependent DNA helicase RecG; translation: MADILNTSVKYLTGVGPKKAEVLSKEIDVETYLDLLHYFPYKYIDRSRIYTISEMSSDMPYIQLCGTIREFKEMGTGRKRRLVANFHDKTGVIELVWFKGFKYIEENYQLGRPYIIFGKPALYNGIYNIAHPEIDPQEKAAQVAGGLVPMYNTSEKMKGIGLNNRQMQKIMHSLMLVLSPYLEETLPAYLLSHTGFMNYAEAVRQIHFPENARLLEAARQRLKFEELFFIQLKLQSLKHERKVMFKGIVFTNVGDNFNRFYNECLMFELTGAQKRVVKEIRQDTLSGKQMNRLLQGDVGSGKTLVALLSMLLALDNDCQACLMAPTEILARQHHAALEEMLRPIGLEVGILTGSSTARQRAQLLPALADGSMKIIVGTHALLEPTVIFKHLGLAVIDEQHRFGVEQRSRLWQKNQAVLPHILIMSATPIPRTLAMTLYGDLDISVIDELPPGRKPIQTIHRYDNSMVPVYNFIRQQIELGRQVYVVYPMIEESKTEDLKNLEAGYELYCQVFPEYEVTWVHGKMKAKEKNAHMQHFVTGKAKILLATTVIEVGVNVPNASVMVIEAANRFGLSQLHQLRGRVGRGVDQSYCILVTGHNLSEDSRRRIKVMVDTNDGFEIAEEDMRLRGFGELEGTRQSGKQISLKIANPARDGAMVQYTRDLAEQILSTDPEMSRPEHLVLKERMNKIYHKQEEWGVIS